The Lacrimispora xylanolytica genome has a segment encoding these proteins:
- a CDS encoding D-alanyl-D-alanine carboxypeptidase family protein — MSGFLSVAILLTGCSGLRKLDNPYVFSERTALYAAGSKADKSDTFAQNLCVIPEDVASQDSKVTAEAAAVFDLTKGSVIFAKNPFERMYPASITKTMTALVALKYGNLSDEITVTNAAVITEPGSSLSGIKPGDKLTLEQLLYGLMLPSGNDAGAAIAEHIAGDADAFAKMMNEEAVRVGATGTHFMNPHGLNNENHYTTAYDLYLIFNEALKYPEFRKIIGTDRYTTTYQDKDGNPVNVTWKDTNRYLTGEKKMPQGLTVLGGKTGTTQAAGSCLIMGSLDDSKNEYISVVLKASNHATLYDNMTNILNKIAE; from the coding sequence ATGTCAGGCTTCCTTTCCGTTGCCATACTGTTAACGGGATGCTCTGGTCTGCGTAAGCTTGACAATCCATATGTATTTTCGGAACGGACTGCTCTTTATGCAGCTGGAAGTAAAGCAGATAAATCAGATACCTTCGCCCAGAATCTTTGTGTCATTCCGGAAGACGTGGCCAGCCAGGACAGTAAAGTTACAGCGGAAGCAGCCGCTGTTTTTGACCTTACAAAGGGATCTGTGATCTTTGCTAAAAATCCGTTTGAGCGAATGTATCCTGCAAGCATTACAAAAACCATGACCGCTCTTGTTGCCTTAAAATATGGCAATTTGTCAGATGAAATCACAGTGACAAACGCTGCTGTGATTACAGAGCCTGGATCCAGTTTAAGTGGAATTAAGCCAGGTGATAAGCTGACCTTGGAGCAGCTTTTGTATGGACTCATGCTTCCCTCTGGTAACGATGCAGGAGCAGCGATCGCTGAGCACATCGCAGGCGATGCAGATGCCTTTGCCAAGATGATGAACGAGGAAGCTGTGAGAGTGGGGGCCACTGGCACCCATTTCATGAATCCTCATGGACTGAACAATGAAAATCATTATACGACGGCTTATGATCTGTACTTAATCTTTAACGAGGCTTTAAAATATCCGGAATTCCGTAAAATTATCGGAACAGACCGTTACACCACTACTTATCAGGATAAAGATGGAAATCCAGTCAATGTTACCTGGAAGGATACCAACCGGTATCTGACTGGTGAGAAGAAGATGCCACAGGGACTTACGGTTCTTGGCGGGAAAACAGGCACTACCCAGGCAGCTGGAAGCTGTCTCATCATGGGAAGCTTAGATGACTCTAAAAATGAATACATTTCCGTGGTTTTAAAGGCTTCCAACCACGCAACTCTCTACGATAACATGACAAATATATTAAATAAAATAGCAGAATAA
- a CDS encoding HlyD family efflux transporter periplasmic adaptor subunit, whose protein sequence is MIIFALIFVYMVFSVTAYLRRDKVMFYEVQEGSIVNNKNYTGIILRQEEVKTTDRSGYVNYYVREGKRASTGTRVYSIDETGTIATFLAENAQDKVALKPENLSGLKKQLTSFSLAYNSDRFQSVYDTKLSVDAEVLEYMNFNSLDNLGDQMDKAGVNFQQVRSDQAGIVSYGIDSYEALNSSAISEESFDRTKYTKNITKSGSLIEKGVPVYKLITSDLWSVVFPLAEEDAKTYGDKTSLTVQFSGHDLKIPGNFTVFTGTDGKTYGKLDFDKYMVQFASDRFVDFEIVSKRADGLKIPVTAVTKKDFLLVPMDYMTQGGDSTETGFNKEVYSQSGTSVVFVPTEIYYSEGNNYYIEMNDKDGFKAGDYIVKPNSTDRYQIGPSASLQGVYNINKGYAVFKQIDVLSSNDEYYTIKKNMTYGLAVYDHIVLNAETVSEGELIYQ, encoded by the coding sequence ATGATCATCTTTGCGCTGATTTTTGTTTATATGGTGTTCAGTGTAACCGCTTACCTTCGAAGAGATAAAGTAATGTTTTATGAAGTACAGGAAGGAAGCATTGTAAACAATAAAAATTACACAGGTATCATTCTCCGTCAGGAGGAAGTTAAGACTACAGACCGTTCCGGCTATGTAAATTATTACGTAAGAGAGGGTAAACGGGCGTCCACTGGAACCAGAGTATATTCTATTGATGAGACTGGGACGATTGCTACTTTTCTTGCGGAAAACGCACAGGATAAGGTAGCGTTAAAGCCAGAGAACTTATCTGGTCTTAAAAAGCAGCTGACCTCTTTTAGCCTAGCCTACAACAGTGACCGCTTTCAGTCTGTTTACGATACGAAATTATCTGTAGACGCGGAGGTCCTTGAATACATGAACTTTAACAGTCTTGACAACCTTGGAGATCAGATGGACAAGGCTGGCGTTAATTTTCAACAGGTAAGGTCCGATCAGGCTGGAATTGTTTCCTATGGCATTGATTCCTATGAGGCACTGAATTCTTCCGCTATATCAGAAGAATCATTTGACCGTACTAAGTATACAAAAAACATAACCAAGTCCGGCAGCCTGATTGAAAAGGGAGTGCCAGTATATAAGCTCATAACTTCTGATTTGTGGTCTGTTGTGTTTCCGCTTGCAGAAGAGGATGCAAAAACTTATGGAGATAAAACAAGCCTTACCGTACAATTTTCAGGTCATGATTTAAAGATTCCAGGAAATTTCACCGTATTTACCGGTACCGATGGAAAAACCTATGGAAAACTTGATTTTGACAAATACATGGTGCAATTTGCTTCGGATCGATTTGTGGACTTTGAAATAGTCTCTAAGAGGGCTGATGGTCTTAAGATTCCTGTGACTGCGGTAACCAAGAAAGACTTTTTACTGGTGCCAATGGATTACATGACCCAAGGCGGAGACAGCACAGAAACAGGCTTTAATAAAGAGGTCTATTCTCAGTCCGGCACTTCTGTGGTCTTTGTTCCAACTGAGATCTATTATTCCGAAGGTAATAATTACTATATTGAGATGAATGATAAGGACGGCTTTAAGGCAGGCGATTACATTGTTAAGCCCAACTCCACTGACCGGTATCAAATCGGGCCAAGCGCATCCTTGCAGGGAGTTTACAATATTAACAAGGGATATGCCGTGTTCAAGCAGATTGATGTACTGTCATCCAACGATGAGTACTATACCATTAAGAAAAATATGACCTATGGGCTGGCTGTTTACGATCATATTGTATTAAATGCAGAGACTGTCAGCGAAGGGGAATTAATATATCAATAA
- a CDS encoding YggS family pyridoxal phosphate-dependent enzyme, whose protein sequence is MILENLEEVNKRILCACEKAGRDPKEVTLIAVSKTKPASMIEEAYGAGVRDFGENKVQELCEKYKELPQDIKWHMIGHLQRNKVKQIIGKTVLIHSVDSLRLAEQIEEEAGKQDLIIDILLEINVAEEDSKFGFKLEEAESAILKIATFPHVRIKGLMTIAPFVEKSEENRSVFKKLRQFYVDMQSKNIDNVNMSLLSMGMTGDYEVAIEEGATLVRVGTGIFGTRYKIGENEV, encoded by the coding sequence TTGATTCTGGAAAATCTGGAAGAAGTAAATAAACGAATTTTATGCGCATGTGAAAAAGCTGGGAGAGATCCCAAAGAAGTGACCCTGATTGCAGTTAGTAAAACAAAGCCAGCCTCTATGATAGAAGAGGCATATGGTGCTGGAGTCCGTGATTTTGGAGAAAATAAAGTTCAGGAGTTATGTGAAAAATACAAGGAGCTTCCACAGGATATCAAATGGCATATGATTGGTCATCTGCAGCGTAATAAGGTAAAGCAGATTATCGGAAAAACAGTGCTGATTCACAGTGTTGATTCTCTTCGTCTTGCAGAGCAGATAGAGGAAGAGGCTGGGAAACAGGATTTAATCATTGACATTCTCCTGGAAATAAATGTAGCTGAAGAAGACAGTAAGTTTGGCTTTAAACTGGAGGAAGCGGAGAGTGCTATTTTAAAAATCGCCACCTTTCCCCATGTTAGGATAAAAGGCCTCATGACTATTGCACCTTTTGTTGAAAAATCTGAGGAAAATCGTTCCGTTTTTAAAAAATTAAGGCAATTTTATGTTGACATGCAAAGCAAAAACATTGATAATGTTAATATGAGTTTGCTCTCAATGGGTATGACCGGAGACTATGAAGTTGCAATAGAAGAAGGTGCTACTCTTGTTAGAGTCGGTACCGGTATTTTCGGTACAAGATATAAGATTGGAGAGAATGAAGTATGA
- a CDS encoding cell division protein SepF, whose translation MSILGKLMDSMRLNDTDDDDDYYLDDDYEDEKEKPAKKTLFSKKTDDEYYDDEEEYEQKPRFLSRSPKVVPMKQSRTMEVSMVKPTSIEDAKEICDHMLAGKAVVLNMEGIHTEVAQRIIDFTSGATYSMNGNLQKISNYIFIATPESVELSGDFQDLLNSGSLDMGGMNLRL comes from the coding sequence ATGAGCATTTTAGGCAAACTGATGGATAGCATGCGCTTAAATGATACAGATGATGACGATGATTACTATTTAGATGATGATTACGAGGATGAAAAAGAAAAGCCTGCAAAGAAAACACTCTTTTCCAAAAAGACTGATGATGAATACTACGATGATGAAGAGGAATATGAGCAGAAGCCTCGTTTTCTGTCCCGTTCTCCCAAGGTAGTGCCGATGAAGCAATCAAGAACTATGGAAGTTTCAATGGTAAAGCCAACTTCCATTGAAGATGCGAAAGAAATATGCGATCATATGCTGGCTGGAAAAGCGGTTGTACTTAACATGGAAGGAATTCATACGGAAGTGGCGCAAAGAATCATAGATTTTACATCAGGTGCTACTTATTCCATGAATGGCAATCTGCAGAAGATATCAAATTACATATTCATAGCAACTCCTGAATCTGTTGAATTGTCCGGGGATTTCCAGGATTTACTGAACAGCGGAAGCTTGGATATGGGCGGTATGAATCTACGTCTTTAG
- the aroB gene encoding 3-dehydroquinate synthase, which translates to MGDRIPVHMNGDFQYDIVMEMTFDGLERELHEFGLQGRRICIVTDSNVAALYLNEVEAVVSRCCRETSHFIFPAGEENKNLDTVRSLYEVLIKRQFDRYDVLLALGGGVVGDLCGFAAATYLRGISFIQVPTTLLSQVDSSIGGKTGVDFDAYKNMVGAFHMPKLVYTNISALKTLSPEQFSSGMGEVIKHGLIRDASYYHWLKDHASMIHARDLEHLKEMVKISNHIKREVVEKDPTEQGDRALLNLGHTLGHAIEKLADFRLLHGHCVGLGCIAAMAISIHRGLVQEEELTRLYELMRDFDMPVTVSGLSSHDIVSLTKNDKKMDSGAIRFILLEQIGKAYVDKTVTEAEMSKGLIPILA; encoded by the coding sequence ATGGGAGATAGAATTCCGGTACACATGAATGGTGACTTTCAGTATGACATTGTTATGGAGATGACATTTGACGGTCTGGAAAGGGAATTACATGAATTTGGCTTGCAGGGTCGCAGAATCTGTATTGTCACAGATTCTAATGTTGCGGCTCTTTATTTAAATGAAGTGGAAGCAGTTGTCTCCCGTTGCTGCCGGGAAACCTCTCATTTCATTTTTCCCGCAGGAGAGGAAAATAAGAATCTTGATACGGTCAGGAGCTTATATGAGGTTCTTATAAAAAGGCAGTTCGACCGCTATGACGTTCTATTAGCGTTAGGCGGCGGAGTCGTAGGCGATTTATGCGGCTTTGCGGCTGCCACTTATTTAAGAGGTATTTCCTTTATTCAGGTCCCAACCACTCTGCTGTCTCAGGTGGATTCAAGTATCGGCGGTAAAACAGGTGTTGATTTTGATGCTTACAAAAATATGGTAGGCGCGTTTCATATGCCTAAACTTGTGTATACCAATATATCCGCTTTAAAGACACTTTCTCCAGAACAGTTTTCCTCAGGAATGGGAGAAGTCATTAAACATGGGTTAATCCGTGATGCTTCTTACTATCATTGGCTGAAGGATCATGCTTCTATGATTCATGCCAGAGACTTAGAGCATTTAAAAGAGATGGTAAAGATCAGTAACCACATTAAGCGTGAGGTGGTGGAAAAGGATCCTACGGAGCAAGGAGACAGAGCCCTCTTAAACCTTGGTCATACCCTGGGACATGCCATTGAAAAGCTGGCTGATTTCAGGCTGTTACACGGCCATTGTGTGGGGCTTGGCTGCATCGCTGCTATGGCCATTTCCATTCATAGGGGATTGGTTCAGGAAGAGGAGCTTACGAGGCTGTATGAGCTTATGAGAGACTTTGACATGCCAGTGACAGTCAGTGGACTTTCCTCCCATGACATTGTAAGTCTTACGAAGAATGATAAAAAGATGGATTCCGGCGCCATCCGGTTTATCCTGTTAGAACAGATAGGGAAGGCGTACGTTGATAAGACTGTAACAGAAGCAGAAATGTCAAAGGGGCTTATCCCCATCTTAGCATAA
- the lspA gene encoding signal peptidase II, translating into MNQKTKLIIGLIIGFFAAIGLDQWTKLLAVKHLMDQSAYNIWTGVFELLYSENRGAAFGMLQGKQIFFLFVAIAVLSVAVFSVIRMPATKKYLPLHVIAMFLSAGAVGNMIDRFTRGYVVDFLYFRLIDFPIFNVADCYVTISMFFFIILFFFYYKEEDLSCLNLGKKEV; encoded by the coding sequence ATGAATCAGAAGACAAAACTAATCATTGGACTAATCATCGGCTTTTTTGCGGCAATCGGGTTAGACCAGTGGACCAAGCTCCTGGCGGTAAAGCATCTTATGGATCAGAGTGCTTATAATATCTGGACCGGAGTCTTTGAATTATTATATTCTGAGAACCGTGGAGCAGCCTTTGGTATGCTTCAGGGAAAGCAGATTTTTTTCCTGTTTGTTGCCATAGCTGTATTATCAGTAGCTGTTTTTTCAGTTATTCGTATGCCAGCCACGAAAAAATATCTGCCTCTTCATGTCATTGCTATGTTTTTATCAGCAGGAGCAGTAGGAAACATGATAGACCGGTTTACCAGGGGCTATGTGGTAGACTTCCTTTATTTCAGGCTGATTGACTTTCCAATTTTTAATGTTGCAGACTGTTATGTTACCATTTCCATGTTCTTTTTTATCATTCTCTTCTTTTTTTACTATAAGGAAGAGGATTTATCATGCCTGAACCTTGGAAAGAAGGAGGTTTAA
- a CDS encoding RluA family pseudouridine synthase produces MNLEFTVTAEEAGIRIDRYLSDRCSEVSRSYLQKLLKDEAVLVNQKTVKSNYKVCPNDYILICIPEAIEPEIEAEDMPLEIIYEDKDIILINKPKGMVVHPAAGHYSGTLVNGLMAHCRDDLSGINGVMRPGIVHRIDMDTTGVLIVCKNDMAHNSIAEQLKEHSITRKYYAVVHGVLKEDEGTVNAPIGRHPVDRKKMSINEKNGREAVTHYRVLERYRQFTYVECQLETGRTHQIRVHMASINHPLLGDSVYGPAKSPFRLTGQTLHAGVLGIIHPRSGEYMEFTAPLPEYFEDLLRKLRTT; encoded by the coding sequence TTGAATCTGGAATTTACCGTAACAGCTGAGGAAGCAGGGATTCGGATTGACCGGTATTTATCCGACCGATGCAGTGAGGTATCCCGCTCTTATTTGCAAAAGCTGTTAAAGGATGAAGCTGTATTAGTAAACCAGAAGACAGTCAAAAGCAACTATAAGGTATGCCCAAACGATTATATCCTGATATGCATTCCAGAAGCCATAGAGCCTGAGATTGAAGCAGAGGACATGCCGCTGGAAATTATCTATGAGGATAAAGATATTATCCTCATCAATAAGCCTAAGGGTATGGTAGTACACCCAGCGGCAGGCCATTACAGCGGAACTCTGGTCAACGGTTTAATGGCCCATTGCCGGGATGACTTATCTGGTATTAACGGAGTAATGCGCCCTGGAATCGTTCATAGGATTGATATGGACACCACGGGGGTGCTCATTGTCTGCAAGAATGATATGGCCCATAACTCCATAGCAGAACAGTTAAAGGAACACTCCATTACGAGGAAATACTATGCCGTGGTCCATGGAGTTCTGAAAGAGGATGAAGGCACTGTAAATGCCCCAATAGGCCGTCATCCGGTAGACCGCAAGAAGATGAGCATCAACGAAAAAAATGGAAGAGAAGCCGTGACCCATTACCGGGTTTTAGAGCGATACCGGCAATTTACCTATGTGGAATGCCAGCTGGAGACAGGTCGGACTCATCAGATCAGGGTTCATATGGCAAGCATTAATCATCCTCTGTTAGGAGATTCTGTTTACGGTCCCGCTAAGTCACCATTTCGCCTAACCGGACAGACACTCCATGCAGGAGTGCTTGGCATCATACATCCCAGAAGTGGGGAATATATGGAGTTTACCGCGCCCCTTCCTGAATATTTTGAGGATTTATTAAGAAAATTACGAACCACTTAG
- a CDS encoding AAA family ATPase — protein sequence MSKHPVITIGRQCGSSGKIIGQKLAEELGIKCYDKELLALASKNSGLSEELFESHDEKPTSSFLYSLVMDTYSLGFTTSGYMDMPINHKLFLAQFETIKELAMKEPCIIVGRCADYALSDYPNLISVFISAKDEDKIKSLKELYQIDDAKAKDLMVKTDKQRSSYYNYYSNKKWGDVRSYDLCVDRSSVGVDGAVKVIKCFIEEKMSRLS from the coding sequence ATGAGTAAACATCCGGTAATTACAATTGGAAGACAATGCGGAAGTTCCGGAAAGATCATTGGTCAGAAACTGGCAGAAGAATTAGGAATTAAATGTTATGACAAAGAGCTTCTTGCACTTGCATCGAAAAACAGCGGACTTAGTGAGGAACTGTTTGAATCTCACGATGAAAAGCCCACCAGCAGCTTTTTGTATTCCCTGGTAATGGATACCTATTCTTTGGGTTTTACAACCTCCGGTTATATGGATATGCCAATTAACCATAAACTGTTTCTGGCACAGTTTGAAACCATCAAAGAGCTTGCCATGAAGGAGCCTTGTATAATCGTTGGAAGATGTGCAGATTATGCACTTTCCGATTATCCCAATTTGATATCCGTTTTTATATCTGCAAAAGACGAAGATAAAATCAAATCCTTAAAAGAGCTATACCAGATTGATGATGCTAAGGCCAAAGATTTAATGGTAAAAACAGATAAGCAGCGCTCCAGCTATTACAATTATTATTCCAATAAGAAATGGGGAGATGTAAGAAGCTATGATCTCTGCGTCGACAGAAGCTCTGTTGGGGTTGATGGAGCTGTGAAGGTCATTAAGTGCTTTATAGAAGAAAAGATGAGCAGGCTATCATAA
- the glmS gene encoding glutamine--fructose-6-phosphate transaminase (isomerizing): MCGIIGYTGPLDSKKILLEGLSQLEYRGYDSAGVALCMENSHIRVIRHTGKVSNLKEGCKDITEVSHCGLGHTRWATHGGVTTENAHPHRAGRVTLVHNGIIENYHQLTTEFHLEDKLHSETDTEVAAWVLDHIYQGDPIEAIAKLVGHLKGSYSFCMMFEDHPGEIYAIRNVSPLVAAYTRSGSFLASDLTALIPYTRQYFVVPENHIVKLTSYQTQLFDLDQKEQEPELLEVNWNTESAMKNGFPHFMLKEIHEQPDALKNTILPRLVKGLPDFTDDQIPDDVLKNCNQIHVVACGTAMHAGMAARALIEPLLRIPVSVSIASEFRYEEPLVDDKTLVIIISQSGETIDTLAALRLAKHYGSKTLSVVNVKGSTIARESDYVLYTHAGPEIAVASTKAYSVQLAALYMIGCRMAYVRECYSKDEARDFMKELLDAIPAMEAMLEKKELVKDLVSHLIQKPDAFFIGRGLDYAFSLEGALKLKEISYIHAEAYAAGELKHGTIALITDQVPVIAIATQEKVFSKTISNIREVKARGAFVILLTKENAQIEKGVSDIQINIPDINDSFTVFPIAVILQLIAYYASVGKNLDVDQPRNLAKSVTVE; encoded by the coding sequence ATGTGTGGAATTATTGGATATACAGGACCTTTGGACTCTAAGAAAATATTGCTTGAGGGACTTTCCCAGCTGGAATACCGTGGCTATGACAGCGCTGGAGTTGCTCTTTGTATGGAAAACTCTCATATTCGTGTCATTCGTCATACTGGAAAGGTATCAAATTTAAAAGAAGGCTGCAAGGACATTACAGAAGTATCCCACTGCGGTCTTGGACATACAAGATGGGCAACCCACGGCGGCGTAACTACGGAAAATGCACATCCTCACAGAGCTGGGCGTGTTACCCTGGTTCATAATGGAATTATTGAAAATTATCATCAGCTTACTACAGAATTTCATCTGGAAGATAAGCTTCATTCAGAAACCGACACAGAGGTTGCTGCCTGGGTGTTGGATCACATTTATCAGGGAGATCCCATTGAAGCCATTGCAAAGCTTGTTGGCCATTTAAAAGGCTCTTACAGCTTCTGTATGATGTTTGAGGATCATCCTGGTGAAATATATGCAATCCGTAACGTAAGCCCACTGGTGGCCGCTTACACCCGTTCCGGTTCATTCCTGGCATCGGATCTGACTGCTCTGATTCCTTACACCAGACAGTATTTCGTAGTGCCTGAGAATCATATTGTAAAGCTTACCTCTTATCAGACACAGCTGTTTGATTTGGACCAGAAGGAACAGGAGCCAGAGCTTCTGGAAGTAAACTGGAATACAGAATCAGCTATGAAGAATGGTTTCCCACATTTTATGCTGAAAGAAATTCATGAACAGCCAGATGCTTTAAAGAACACAATTCTTCCACGTCTGGTCAAGGGGCTTCCCGATTTTACGGATGACCAGATTCCGGATGACGTATTAAAGAACTGCAATCAGATCCACGTTGTTGCCTGTGGTACGGCAATGCATGCAGGAATGGCAGCCAGAGCCCTTATAGAACCATTGTTAAGAATACCTGTATCCGTTTCCATTGCCTCAGAATTTCGTTATGAAGAGCCATTGGTTGATGATAAGACCCTGGTAATCATCATATCCCAGTCAGGAGAGACCATTGATACATTGGCTGCTCTTCGCCTTGCAAAACATTATGGTTCCAAAACGCTTTCTGTCGTAAATGTTAAAGGCTCTACCATTGCAAGAGAAAGTGATTATGTTTTATACACCCATGCAGGCCCTGAAATTGCAGTAGCAAGCACCAAAGCCTATTCCGTACAATTAGCGGCTCTCTACATGATTGGCTGCCGTATGGCCTATGTACGTGAGTGCTACAGCAAGGATGAAGCCAGAGACTTTATGAAAGAGCTTTTAGATGCCATTCCAGCTATGGAAGCGATGCTTGAGAAGAAGGAATTAGTGAAGGATCTGGTAAGCCACCTCATCCAGAAACCTGACGCATTCTTCATTGGGCGTGGGCTTGACTACGCATTCTCCCTGGAAGGCGCTTTAAAATTAAAGGAAATTTCTTATATCCATGCAGAAGCATATGCTGCCGGAGAATTAAAGCATGGTACCATAGCGCTCATTACTGATCAGGTTCCTGTGATTGCAATTGCCACACAGGAAAAGGTGTTTTCTAAGACCATCTCTAACATCAGAGAGGTTAAGGCCAGAGGTGCATTTGTAATTTTGCTGACCAAAGAAAATGCCCAGATAGAAAAAGGTGTATCTGATATTCAGATCAACATTCCTGATATCAATGACAGCTTTACTGTATTCCCCATCGCAGTTATTTTACAGCTGATTGCTTACTACGCATCTGTTGGTAAAAACCTGGATGTGGATCAGCCTAGAAATCTGGCGAAGTCAGTAACCGTAGAATAA
- a CDS encoding Cof-type HAD-IIB family hydrolase, producing the protein MIRLVASDMDGTLLNRFGKVSQWNVNAIKALEEKNIGFVVCTGRHYEDAYAPLKEAGIQCDIICMNGAAAFNKMGERLRKQPLLNSQVAMILDICRPYFPLFDFMTESGSCTTTSREKLKKSFESRVFLSMVADELTYETIESRFKFITEDFLLNGETDIFKISVIHEDPQVLDQIRRQLKKEDGISIASSASTNLELTHELAQKGSALMEYAVKSKVHPREILALGDSENDLSMLSLPIGYTVAMGNASDAVKRSARLITRTNEEDGVALAIDALILSKEAAVG; encoded by the coding sequence ATGATACGATTAGTAGCATCTGATATGGATGGAACACTTTTAAACCGATTTGGAAAGGTATCACAATGGAATGTCAATGCGATTAAAGCACTGGAAGAAAAAAATATTGGCTTTGTAGTCTGTACAGGCAGACATTACGAGGATGCTTATGCTCCGCTTAAGGAGGCAGGAATTCAATGCGATATTATCTGCATGAATGGTGCTGCAGCATTTAATAAAATGGGGGAGAGACTTAGAAAACAGCCCTTGTTAAACAGCCAGGTTGCAATGATTCTTGATATCTGCCGCCCTTATTTCCCGCTTTTTGATTTCATGACTGAATCAGGAAGCTGTACCACAACCAGCCGGGAGAAACTGAAAAAAAGCTTTGAAAGCAGAGTATTTCTTTCCATGGTAGCCGATGAGTTGACCTATGAGACCATAGAAAGTCGTTTTAAATTTATTACAGAAGATTTTCTCTTAAATGGAGAGACAGATATCTTCAAAATTTCGGTGATCCATGAAGATCCTCAGGTCCTGGATCAGATCCGCAGGCAGCTTAAGAAAGAAGACGGTATTTCAATTGCCTCCTCCGCATCCACCAATCTGGAACTGACTCATGAACTGGCACAAAAAGGCTCTGCACTCATGGAGTATGCCGTAAAATCAAAAGTCCACCCACGGGAGATTCTTGCTCTTGGAGACAGTGAAAATGACTTGTCCATGTTAAGTCTTCCCATCGGTTACACCGTTGCAATGGGAAATGCTTCTGATGCCGTAAAGCGCAGCGCAAGACTTATAACAAGAACCAATGAGGAAGATGGTGTGGCACTTGCCATTGACGCCCTGATTTTATCAAAAGAAGCTGCCGTTGGTTAA